AGCACGGAACATACCGAACCGAACGACGACAATCTTTATAGTTCTGTCATTATGCGCTATTACGTAGCGGAATGCCGAAACATTAGCCAACGCTTTTAGCGCAGCCACGAAATATCTCTCCGCGATCTTTTTGTAACTACGTCGATTCGTTTCTGTCACTGTGAGAAGCACAGGAAACCTTGTGAGAAACTATTAAGCGACTAATGTTCGATAATATTATATGTGCGCTATATTTGCTTCGTTTCTTCGGTTTTATTTTCAAGCTATTTCGAAGGAGGATTTGTTGAGCTAAGTTTTCAGCAACGACCAACCCTCGAGTAATAActtaaaaatactttttagaCGATTTTTTTGAGACCTAACTTTCTCGTTATACAAGAGTTACCTATATTATTCAATGATCTGGTAGcattgttattataaaaagaaatgttGTATCTATACAAACCTCTTTGGTGAACGGTGAGGCGAACAAGAGAGCTCTAGACAATTGTTTGGGCCTGGAAGTTAAAAAACTGTAGGTCTGCACGAAAATAGGTACAGTAAAATTAATCGCGTCCTTCTTATTTTCGTTTACAGTGATCGCGCAAGCACCTAAAAGAACCTCCCTCTCTCGCACCAAATCGATCACCTCTTTTGGCACTTTTCTGGTAGCCGACATGGtcatttctttaattttctaaGAACAGAATCGATTAGCCGACGAAGAAGACAAGGGACAAAGAACAGAGTGTATATATAAATCCTTACCTCGCCAAGCTTCGCGTACCGAGAGGTATTCCAAGAGTTTGAATTTCGAGTCACTTCCGGCGTAATCGCCGTATAAGAGAAATTCAATTTCGAGCCTAAGTAATTGATCGCGTCGAATACCAATCCCTCGTATAGTTTTTGGCCTGTTTTACTCACAGAAATTATCTGCCATGGTGGAttctaaaataatatataaattttcaacTCGATTACGTGGTTGTGtcaaaattgaaacgaaaaagaTTCGAGTAAAGGCTTAATAAATTAACTTTCCTCTCTAAACAATAACACAAGAAATACTTTACTTATTTGTCttcttaatttttcttttttagccAATAATTCCAAAAGTACTTCCATTAGAAAGATTCAGATAAATAAGTTAAAAGATCGTTTACCCACATGGTAAGTCGCAATTGGTAAATTAGTGCCCCTGAATCCGTGCGCGATATGAGGAAAAATCACGTCCGTTAGATTTACCCCGAAACCAGGTGACCAGGTGCCTATATCCAACAGGTGTGCCATGTTTCTACCACGAGAAAAGAAATTTCCCCAAGTTATGGACGAGGAGAATCTCCATAACAAGCACCGTCCGCAGAAACCTTCTGAAGCAAACGCGTTTTGGGAAAGGTGTATCTGACGGGAACATAGTTTCGATTTTAGTTCCGTTAAAGGACGTTTCGCTATAAATTTGTGTACAATTTACTGACTCTAATATTCTTCAGGAGTTCCGCTCGCCTCTCGCGTTTCGTTAGCCTGATCATCTCGAACTTCTCCTCTTCCATGCTCTTAAACAGATCAATCTCGCTCGTCAAGGAGTACTCAAGAGCTTTCGCCAGTGCTTGAATCAATTCTTCCACGTAACATATCAGCTTGATCTGAAGCAAGAATCTTTCAACAATTATTTGTCCTAtatgaaagaaattttataGAGGGATTGCTTATGATATTTCTTTGGGAATTACtttgtctttttttctttttttttcttaatattattaGGTTGTGTAATAAGTTCGTTTGCAACAAATGAAACAATCCCAGCAGTTAATTATCTGAAAATATAGATTGTTACTTCACAGTAGTTGCTCAAATTGGTCGCGTTGTACATGAAGGCTACGTTTCCTCCTTCTGCCAATAAATCAACGAATGCCGTCATATTGGTCATATTCTTCGACGCGCTGTCGGTGATCACGTACAACCATTGACTACCTGGATGGACCATCTTCAAGGATCTCGCCTTGAAAGAAAAATCTCAACCTAAGAAATCCCTCCggaaattttcaaatgtttgATATGGAATTGACAACGTATTAATCTTCTAACAAGAAACGAAAAATGTCGCTTATCATGGTGTTTGAGATTTTTATAAGAACAGAGATCTCACCACGCCCATCACATCAGCAATCATGTCGACAGTAGCAATAACTAAGAAACAATGTCCCAGTTGTTCCACGTGGAAATCGTTTAACGTCTTCTTCACCGAACTTTTCCTTTCACTTCTCGTCGTTTCGTGTTTCAACGTGAAAATCGATCTAGAGATCAAGTTCACTTGCTTGTTCGGTAACTTGTCCGAGATGGCTGTCATTACTCTGCTGATCGTGTCTCTGCCTGAAACGAGCCATGAACACAGATCGAATTAGATAAAAGGACTCTCGTGCCACTATCGCAGCTACTAGTTGCCCTTATCACCGAATGTATCGTCGTGGAGAATGTTGATCACGTTCCAGGGTAGAATGTTCATCATCCTTAAGTCGAGAAAAATCTGTGACAGCTCTTCTCCTGGCACCACCACCGGCATGCTCATGCCATCCGTCTCTGGAATTCGGGGACAATCTGGATCTTGAAATGATAAACTTTTCTCTTAGGTTTCCTTAATTCAGAATCTCTAGAGAACGATACTAAATTTTTAGGTTTTTTTCATGTATTT
This sequence is a window from Bombus affinis isolate iyBomAffi1 chromosome 14, iyBomAffi1.2, whole genome shotgun sequence. Protein-coding genes within it:
- the LOC126924387 gene encoding ionotropic receptor 93a isoform X1 translates to MISVLLLLWCVNYGDSYNNFPSLITTNATMAVIIDKSFFDNNGDHRNVMGVVHDLIINTVKKEMHIGGIVVRIFRDADVNLWQGYTILLSVASCCITWRLHEVARKEELIHLAITDPDCPRIPETDGMSMPVVVPGEELSQIFLDLRMMNILPWNVINILHDDTFGRDTISRVMTAISDKLPNKQVNLISRSIFTLKHETTRSERKSSVKKTLNDFHVEQLGHCFLVIATVDMIADVMGVARSLKMVHPGSQWLYVITDSASKNMTNMTAFVDLLAEGGNVAFMYNATNLSNYCEIKLICYVEELIQALAKALEYSLTSEIDLFKSMEEEKFEMIRLTKRERRAELLKNIRIHLSQNAFASEGFCGRCLLWRFSSSITWGNFFSRGRNMAHLLDIGTWSPGFGVNLTDVIFPHIAHGFRGTNLPIATYHNPPWQIISVSKTGQKLYEGLVFDAINYLGSKLNFSYTAITPEVTRNSNSWNTSRYAKLGEKIKEMTMSATRKVPKEVIDLVREREVLLGACAITVNENKKDAINFTVPIFVQTYSFLTSRPKQLSRALLFASPFTKETWACLAVSIIVMGPILYLVHKYSPYSIKTSGLKSSFQCVWYVYGALLQQGGMYLPHCDSARILIGVWWLIVMVVVATYSGSLVAFLTFPRMDASILTVDDLLARKDGITWSFPNGSFLEMYMQETDEPKYHTLLSRAESHNDTEEEKLVERVKDGKHALIDWRSSLRFLMRKDLLLTGVCHFSLSMDEFLDEPIAMIIPHDSPYLPVINAELHRMLESGMMNKWITERMPIKDKCWEVPGSNQAVNKRKVNVTDMQGIFFVLFMGIILAFFFLFCECYCHRRKISKERKLIHPFVS
- the LOC126924387 gene encoding ionotropic receptor 93a isoform X2 — protein: MARLYNPFICRELLYNVAPARGRTKGRIDTSRHNRYRDPDCPRIPETDGMSMPVVVPGEELSQIFLDLRMMNILPWNVINILHDDTFGRDTISRVMTAISDKLPNKQVNLISRSIFTLKHETTRSERKSSVKKTLNDFHVEQLGHCFLVIATVDMIADVMGVARSLKMVHPGSQWLYVITDSASKNMTNMTAFVDLLAEGGNVAFMYNATNLSNYCEIKLICYVEELIQALAKALEYSLTSEIDLFKSMEEEKFEMIRLTKRERRAELLKNIRIHLSQNAFASEGFCGRCLLWRFSSSITWGNFFSRGRNMAHLLDIGTWSPGFGVNLTDVIFPHIAHGFRGTNLPIATYHNPPWQIISVSKTGQKLYEGLVFDAINYLGSKLNFSYTAITPEVTRNSNSWNTSRYAKLGEKIKEMTMSATRKVPKEVIDLVREREVLLGACAITVNENKKDAINFTVPIFVQTYSFLTSRPKQLSRALLFASPFTKETWACLAVSIIVMGPILYLVHKYSPYSIKTSGLKSSFQCVWYVYGALLQQGGMYLPHCDSARILIGVWWLIVMVVVATYSGSLVAFLTFPRMDASILTVDDLLARKDGITWSFPNGSFLEMYMQETDEPKYHTLLSRAESHNDTEEEKLVERVKDGKHALIDWRSSLRFLMRKDLLLTGVCHFSLSMDEFLDEPIAMIIPHDSPYLPVINAELHRMLESGMMNKWITERMPIKDKCWEVPGSNQAVNKRKVNVTDMQGIFFVLFMGIILAFFFLFCECYCHRRKISKERKLIHPFVS